In Thermoanaerobacterium xylanolyticum LX-11, the genomic window TTTTAGGCTCATTTTTAACTGGAATTGGTATTTACGATGACATTGGACGATTTGCAGGAGCTGGTTCTGTTGTGCCGATAACTGGTTTTGCTAATTCTATTGTTTCACCAGCTATGGAATTTAAAAGAGAAGGATTTGTTTTTGGAGTGGCTTCCAGAATGTTTAACATAGCGGGTCCGGTTATAGTTTACGGAGTTGGTACCTCTATTATCGTAGGGCTTATATACTATTTTCTAAAAGGGTGATTACTATGGCAATAAAAAAAATGGGATCGCAAACCGTTAAATTTGCAAATCCACCTTCTATTATATCATCTGGCACAA contains:
- the spoVAC gene encoding stage V sporulation protein AC, which codes for MEKDIKKQQEYKDIAQKYEPKPTLLKNVLWAFVVGGLICDVGQFFLNLFINRGMTAEQAGTPVAIIMVFLGSFLTGIGIYDDIGRFAGAGSVVPITGFANSIVSPAMEFKREGFVFGVASRMFNIAGPVIVYGVGTSIIVGLIYYFLKG